CCCGATTTAGTTCCTGTGGAAATGGTAATCCATAGTGCAGGCCATGCTCATAGGATTCCAAAAAATGAAGAGGAAGAGCAGCAATTTTGGAAAGTCAATTTTGATGGGACAAAGAACTTAACCAAGGGTTTAGAAAAACTGGAAACACTGCCTGAGACTTTTGTTTTTATCAGTACAGTGGCTGTTTATGGTTTAGAACAGGGTGAGTTGATTAACGAATCAACTCAAGAGAATCCACAGAGTCCGTATGGAAAAAGTAAACTTGAAGCTGAATTGTTTTTAACCGACTGGGCAGAAAAAAATAAAGTAAACTTGGTGATTCTTCGACTACCGTTAATTGCTGGAGGAGAAAATACACCAGGGAATTTAGGAGCGATGATTAAAGCAATTAGGAAGAATTATTACTTCAGGGTAGGTGAGGGAAAAGCTCGAAAATCCATGGTGTTAGCAGAAGACATAGGGACATTAATTCCAAATCTTGTAGGTAAAAGTGGAGTTTTTAACCTGACCGACGGAAAGCATCCAAGTTTAGCAGAATTAGATACATATTTGTCTGGGATTTACAATAAAAGAGTGAAACAAATCAATTATAGTTTACTTCAATCCCTGGCGAAAATTGGAGATTTTTTACCTTTTTTTCCATTAAACTCTTACCGACTGGAGAAACTCAGCAATGCCTTAACTTTTGATGATAGTAAGGCAAAAACAATTTTGGGTTGGGATCCAAACCCTGTCATAGGTAATCTGGATTTAAAATCCATATGAGTCAACAATCAGGAAAATCATATCGAATCTTATTTCTAGGTGAAACTTATAGAGCAGATGCTCAAACCTGGATTAAG
Above is a window of Algoriphagus machipongonensis DNA encoding:
- a CDS encoding NAD-dependent epimerase/dehydratase family protein produces the protein MKYLLTGASGFLGNYISKKLPGEVISLGRSGNNELICDLSNKVPDLVPVEMVIHSAGHAHRIPKNEEEEQQFWKVNFDGTKNLTKGLEKLETLPETFVFISTVAVYGLEQGELINESTQENPQSPYGKSKLEAELFLTDWAEKNKVNLVILRLPLIAGGENTPGNLGAMIKAIRKNYYFRVGEGKARKSMVLAEDIGTLIPNLVGKSGVFNLTDGKHPSLAELDTYLSGIYNKRVKQINYSLLQSLAKIGDFLPFFPLNSYRLEKLSNALTFDDSKAKTILGWDPNPVIGNLDLKSI